The following are encoded together in the Xiphophorus hellerii strain 12219 chromosome 3, Xiphophorus_hellerii-4.1, whole genome shotgun sequence genome:
- the mms22l gene encoding protein MMS22-like — protein MAEEFSESLTPPVSPFAADNRCDLAATRPPCFSCEAKDEQAAALCPEGYLGRGSLKRLLLRLDPAPAEFETDTVEIFGFPWVTGTALVESTKLLFGLFRQTFYKLETLVQSSSHDFGQAGNLHYESEELRQQCVSFIQYVKVFLHRYFEPCLDAAHSHPYEQLEQQFPSALLEELFAVTLLTGRLKDLPAGVQAAFSMQNHGKIFPPSWHLLHLHLDIHWSVLEILHVLAHKMQGQVVYAHRFVNLTGENLTDTSLFEEHLASLLCDLTALASGKYSKVRPTETLSSSPFLCLCTKELWVLLMYLLQYRNKALRTQSFWSYMNPLLKPLVDGQPTPEHLSGPLTHCKDPLGFTWWLLTHLAMLGQYSRNGTMQNEKYLEDNWTFVEGLLKKTCDPKGGLAEEQIRMHVHCCLSLCLLWEPSTAAVSTLWESYSRNLNSSFTVPWLGVSGLGAVCKTPLALLEQARSCCCPSAPRSPGHAQLYRSANSFHIFLRVLALCLGQDRAGGAPQRQIKGRIYSKFSKKKMQELSEGGLMNFLLLFLVVARQAELEDVASRACELLGFLPSNCPPAHRTLAWRGQLSLLLLFQERGLDVAAQAGCLASSFNETAKEFYSKTTEASRRLALWGPLGSYLEGVAEVFETSAGLGLSEEKLLGEGFDWLLPACRQSELNSVLSFLQIVLAQLRRVHQRSVQSAPIPAWAPAPASVIRERHLAVASALWLHFFPFLRSLRLSQTPPAQLADAAAGFTLLAFDLPSSAPQDLQPNPVQTIMQLFGWDDMVHPLLVTRYLPHLLQNSELVSSLSGAAPGSAQGLSVRAWIRCVLQQHLHKNPDGTESKTARAVGEQLCELTRLVLRLPEVDGFLQRAGLPPPAARPEPTAALETFVKAVGSVYSGLQLLSERSAMATRALDYIGDVLKHVKPYVVSKNQEGMQLAYWAVGCVVKHWSPLLATSKAQQLLFRVVDGLLLPPKLPQQDRALRDSLPLYLQGLSVASGVSQSQGAGLKQQLRSVTRRYLDHFLPASPSLGAVANHPVLLGACEGAPTARGAALRKTVLEVLCENFLQFKSHAPPPRLASVLMFLLELLRRNADTDASLLLLPLPALLRCLMLVNEPTVRKMSTDALQLVVERCVAASTVRPCELMIAALRSFVEENVGVYDRQVYVVLETVAVLDPAAVRALIPSLTLSLRSSEHKRGLGKNIALRSAYMKLLSLLGQSGQEEINSLESDW, from the exons ATGGCGGAAGAGTTCAGCGAGTCCCTCACTCCACCAGTGTCCCCCTTTGCAGCGGACAACCGGTGTGACCTGGCGGCCACTCGACCGCCCTGCTTCAGCTGTGAAGCTAAAGACGAGCAGGCTGCAGCTCTGTGCCCTGAGGGATACCTGGGACGGGGATCCCTGAAACG GCTGCTGCTGCGTCTCGACCCGGCCCCTGCTGAGTTTGAGACGGACACGGTGGAGATTTTCGGCTTCCCATGGGTTACTGGAACGGCGCTGGTGGAGTCGACCAAATTGCTCTTTGGCCTGTTTCG acaaacattttacaagttGGAGACTTTGGTTCAGTCGAGTTCACATGACTTTG gacaAGCAGGGAATCTGCATTATGAATCGGAGGAGCTTCGGCAGCAGTGTGTTTCGTTTATTCAGTATGTTAAAGTCTTTTTGCACAG GTACTTCGAACCGTGTCTGGACGCAGCTCACTCGCATCCCTACGAGCAGCTGGAGCAGCAGTTCCCCTCCGCTCTGCTGGAAGAACTGTTCGCCGTCACTCTCCTGACAGGACGACTCAAAGACCTGCCCGCAGGCGTACAGGCAGCCTTCAGTATGCAAAACCACGGGAAG ATTTTTCCTCCCTCCTGGCATTTGTTGCACCTTCATCTCGACATTCACTGGTCGGTCCTGGAAATCCTGCATGTGCTGGCTCACAAGATGCAAG GCCAGGTGGTTTACGCCCACCGGTTCGTGAACCTGACGGGGGAGAACCTGACCGATACGAGTCTGTTTGAGGAGCACCTGGCCTCCCTGCTGTGCGACCTGACGGCTCTGGCCTCGGGCAAATACAGCAAG GTGAGACCTACAGAGACGCTGAGCAGCAGTCCCTTCCTCTGCCTCTGCACCAAAGAGCTCTGGGTGCTGCTCATGTACCTCCTGCAGTACAGAAATAAAGCTCTGCGCACACAG TCGTTTTGGAGCTACATGAACCCCTTGCTGAAGCCTCTGGTAGATGGGCAGCCCACACCAGAACACCTCAGTGGTCCTCTGACACACTGTAAAGACCCTCTGGGATTCACATGGTGGCTCCTCACCCACTTGGCCATGTTGGGCCAGTACAGCCGCAACGGCACAATGCAGAATGAG AAGTATTTGGAGGATAACTGGACATTTGTGGAGGGGTTGCTCAAGAAGACCTGTGACCCCAAG GGTGGGCTTGCAGAGGAGCAGATCAGGATGCATGTGCACTGCTGCCTCAGTCTGTGTCTGCTGTGGGAGCCGAGCACAGCTGCCGTCTCCACCCTCTGGGAGTCCTACAGCAGGAACCTG AACTCCTCGTTCACCGTGCCGTGGTTGGGGGTGTCGGGCCTGGGCGCCGTCTGCAAGACGCCGCTGGCCTTGCTGGAGCAGGCgcgcagctgctgctgcccctCTGCCCCGCGCTCTCCGGGCCACGCCCAACTCTACAGATCCGCCAACTCGTTCCACATCTTCCTCCGAGTGCTGGCCCTGTGCCTCGGCCAGGACAGGGCCGGCGGCGCCCCGCAGAGGCAGATCAAGGGAAG GATTTACTCCAAGTTCTCAAAAAAGAAGATGCAGGAGCTGTCTGAAGGCGGCCTCATGAacttcctgctcctcttcctggtggtgGCCAGGCAGGCGGAGCTGGAGGACGTGGCCAGCAGAGCCTGCGAGCTGCTGGGCTTCTTGCCCTCTAACTGCCCCCCCGCACATCGAACACTGGCCTGGAGAGGGCAACTGTCACTGCTGTTGCTTTTCCAG GAGAGAGGTCTGGATGTTGCCGCTCAGGCCGGTTGCCTGGCTTCCTCTTTCAACGAGACGGCCAAGGAGTTCTACAGTAAAACCACAGAGGCGTCCCGCAGGCTCGCCCTCTGGGGGCCCCTGGGTTCCTACCTGGAGGGCGTGGCCGAGGTGTTCGAGACGAGCGCCGGCCTCGGCCTGTCGGAGGAGAAGCTGCTCGGCGAGGGCTTCGATTGGCTGCTGCCGGCGTGTCGTCAGTCTGAGCTGAACTCCGTCCTGAGCTTTCTGCAGATCGTCCTGGCACAGCTCAG ACGGGTCCATCAGCGCAGCGTCCAGTCAGCGCCCATCCCGGCCTGGGCTCCGGCTCCAGCCAGTGTGATTAGGGAGCGCCACCTAGCGGTAGCTTCCGCTCTGTGGTTGCACTTTTTCCCCTTTCTGCGCAGCTTACGCCTCTCCCAGACCCCGCCGGCCCAGCTGGCAGATGCTGCTGCAG gtTTCACCTTGCTCGCCTTTGACCTGCCCAGTTCTGCCCCTCAGGACCTGCAGCCCAACCCGGTTCAGACCATCATGCAGCTCTTCGGCTGGGACGATATGGTCCACCCGCTCCTGGTGACGCGCTACCTTCCCCATCTGCTCCAGAACAG TGAGCTGGTGTCGTCGCTAAGCGGCGCGGCCCCTGGTTCAGCTCAGGGCCTCTCAGTGAGGGCCTGGATCCGATGCGTCCTACAGCAACACCTCCACAAGAACCCGGACGGAACGGAAAGCAAAACGG CCCGGGCAGTGGGGGAGCAGCTGTGCGAACTGACCCGGCTCGTCCTGCGACTGCCAGAGGTGGACGGCTTTCTTCAAAGAGCCGGACTTCCTCCCCCGGCTGCCAGGCCCGAGCCGACTGCAGCCCTGGAGACGTTTGTCAAG GCTGTAGGCAGTGTTTACAGCGGGTTGCAGCTGCTGTCGGAGCGGTCGGCCATGGCGACCAGAGCCCTGGACTACATCGGTGACGTCCTGAAACATGTGAAGCCGTACGTAGTCAGCAAAAACCAGGAGGGGATGCAGCTGGCATACTGGGCTGTGG GTTGCGTAGTGAAGCATTGGAGCCCCCTGCTGGCCACTTCTAAAGCACAGCAGCTGCTGTTCCGGGTCGTGGACGGGCTGCTGCTGCCGCCCAAGCTCCCGCAGCAGGACAGAGCTCTGAGGGACAGCTTACCGCTTTATCTGCAG GGTCTGTCGGTGGCGTCGGGCGTGTCTCAGTCCCAGGGTGCCGGCCTCAAGCAGCAGCTTCGCTCTGTAACCCGCAGATACCTGGACCACTTCCTCCCCGCCTCGCCCTCTCTGGGCGCGGTCGCCAACCACCCGGTGCTGCTCGGTGCCTGTGAGGGCGCGCCGACCGCCAGGGGAGCGGCGCTGAGGAAGACCGTCCTGGAGGTGCTTTG CGAGAATTTCCTGCAGTTCAAAAGCCACGCCCCCCCGCCTCGCCTCGCGTCCGTCCTGATGTTCCTGTTGGAGCTACTGAGGCGAAACGCCGACACGGACGCCTCCCTCCTGTTGCTGCCTCTTCCAGCTCTGCTGCGTTGTTTGATGCTGGTCAATGAGCCGACGG TGAGGAAGATGAGCACGGATGCGCTGCAGCTCGTGGTGGAGCGATGCGTCGCTGCGTCTACCGTGAGGCCATGCGAGTTGATGATCGCCGCCTTACG GTCATTCGTGGAAGAGAACGTGGGCGTCTACGACAGGCAGGTGTACGTCGTCCTGGAGACGGTTGCCGTCTTGGATCCCGCTGCGGTTCGAGCTCTCATCCCCAGCCTGACTCTCAGTCTGAGGAGCAGCGAACACAAAAGGGGCCTGGGCAAGAACATCGCCCTGAG GAGTGCATACATGAAGCTGCTGTCTCTGCTTGGACAAAGTGGGCAGGAGGAAATCAACAGTCTGGAGAGCGACT GGTAG